A single window of Zea mays cultivar B73 chromosome 10, Zm-B73-REFERENCE-NAM-5.0, whole genome shotgun sequence DNA harbors:
- the LOC111590309 gene encoding uncharacterized protein yields the protein MECRLHHLALLLGLLVWAAAAATGGGAQPVCEPSIIATQIALFCMPDMPTAPCCEPIIASIDLGGGVPCLCRVAAQPQLVLARLNATHHLALYASCGGQHTMGAHLAAACQQGTSCSSLFISLCV from the coding sequence ATGGAATGCCGCCTCCACCACCTCGCGCTGCTGCTCGGCCTCCTCGtctgggcggcggcggccgccacGGGAGGCGGGGCGCAGCCGGTGTGCGAGCCCTCCATCATCGCCACCCAGATCGCGCTCTTCTGCATGCCGGACATGCCCACAGCGCCCTGCTGTGAGCCGATCATCGCTTCCATCGACCTCGGCGGCGGCGTCCCCTGCCTATGCCGCGTCGCCGCCCAGCCGCAGCTCGTCCTCGCCCGCCTCAACGCCACCCACCACCTCGCGCTCTACGCCTCCTGCGGAGGACAACACACTATGGGCGCCCACCTCGCCGCCGCCTGCCAACAAGGTACATCATGTTCGTCTCTCTTTATCTCTctctgtgtgtga